A single genomic interval of Prosthecodimorpha staleyi harbors:
- a CDS encoding autotransporter outer membrane beta-barrel domain-containing protein, with product MNSRSRRFEPVALSGRNRGLLPLATASMALALSAVGAEAGCTIDNATVGSCDSSGVTVTAGFGSSTLTVDGVNSIGIFYSPPPNTPSGTFTQTLTVTGGSVLDSTGGQSGVNGGSGISMVSTGSGNNANVTQNSTAIIEAGVVIDSHARYGGAVFLRSEGAGDVVIDNSGMVTAVGIHDDNTPFTNAEVEDGAVVDGLTATTHLGAATVINRGSVTAMSGRGLYADGNFAAATVDNNGYVTAINAPMQTSSIRNMAGATVEAQLAGARAIAYYGLASVDNAGTVHSVTRQALVAWSKAGDAIVVNSGTATADDRNAVQAATERGNATIINSGIVSASMAPTDTLGADYGYSGLRANVDFAGTVTIVNSGTVTAAYDAAVVAHTPSVDATVTNSGTLNGLSGVFISNGAGQGTIDTINDTAADTVGSNTIAGTARLVNSGSIAAVNYGAYLDATHTVVKNSGSITASIGTGVVTNATVSAVVDNSGTISGEAYGVDAYSATTVTNRGTISGSAGAAVRFNANGNRLNVYDGSAFEGGIAFQNTTGNRISFYTGSYTLAVQDYLLDQNTIKLRGSARTLITSGLNGAGTGDILVVDTSGSTAVDRSAAVMQNQVSGVLRDIMDLDTERGAAVLPPAGSGGALGYAAEGKPAASPTLRVFNDGRGQSVAVDPAGTLFWMRGFYGTRDQSADGAAAGSDAHQYGTLAGADRVYEDWRIGAFGGAGRTSNTLSDGSASLDADMALAGLYARRSFGMLAFDASLTGGYVWADAERRIGGGDVAKGSFDGRFISPELALSAKYALAPNWTLRPSLGIRYVATQFDGYTESGSSQNVRYDSRSSQSLEERFDARLGYRIDTGAGQPSTVWIGGGATATQWFDKGGYGASVSGADFTVKPVGDKTVYGGSLAVGFDLKLSGSASLFGSFEHAQFTDRSRTDVARGGFKVAF from the coding sequence ATGAATTCCAGGTCGCGTCGTTTCGAGCCGGTCGCACTGTCGGGGCGCAACCGGGGGCTGCTGCCCTTGGCCACGGCCTCGATGGCCCTGGCGCTGTCGGCCGTCGGCGCCGAGGCCGGATGCACCATCGACAACGCCACGGTGGGCAGCTGTGATTCCAGCGGCGTCACCGTCACGGCCGGGTTCGGGTCGTCCACGCTGACGGTCGACGGGGTCAATTCGATCGGCATCTTCTACAGCCCGCCGCCGAACACGCCCTCCGGCACCTTCACGCAGACCCTGACGGTGACCGGCGGCAGCGTGCTCGACAGCACGGGCGGTCAGAGCGGCGTCAACGGCGGCAGCGGCATCTCGATGGTCTCGACCGGGTCGGGCAACAACGCCAACGTGACCCAGAACTCGACCGCGATCATCGAAGCCGGCGTCGTCATCGATTCCCACGCCCGCTACGGCGGCGCGGTCTTCCTGCGCAGCGAAGGTGCCGGCGATGTCGTGATCGACAATTCCGGTATGGTCACGGCGGTCGGCATCCACGACGACAACACCCCCTTCACCAATGCCGAGGTGGAAGACGGCGCCGTCGTCGACGGACTGACCGCGACCACCCATCTCGGCGCCGCCACGGTGATCAACCGCGGCTCCGTCACCGCCATGAGCGGCCGCGGTCTTTATGCGGACGGCAACTTCGCGGCCGCCACGGTCGACAACAACGGCTATGTCACGGCGATCAACGCGCCGATGCAGACCTCGTCGATCCGGAACATGGCCGGCGCGACGGTCGAAGCCCAGCTCGCCGGCGCCCGGGCGATCGCCTATTACGGCCTCGCTTCGGTCGACAATGCCGGCACGGTGCATTCGGTCACCCGCCAGGCCCTGGTCGCCTGGTCGAAAGCCGGCGACGCCATCGTCGTCAATTCCGGCACCGCGACCGCCGACGACCGCAATGCCGTGCAGGCGGCGACCGAGCGCGGCAACGCAACCATCATCAATTCCGGCATCGTGTCCGCCTCGATGGCGCCCACCGATACGCTCGGCGCCGACTATGGCTATTCGGGCCTGCGCGCCAATGTCGATTTCGCCGGCACCGTGACGATCGTCAATTCCGGCACGGTTACCGCCGCCTATGACGCGGCAGTGGTGGCCCATACCCCGTCGGTCGATGCGACGGTGACCAATTCCGGCACGCTGAACGGCCTTTCGGGCGTCTTCATCTCGAACGGGGCCGGTCAGGGCACGATCGACACGATCAACGACACTGCGGCGGATACGGTCGGCAGCAACACCATCGCCGGCACGGCCCGGCTCGTGAATTCCGGCAGCATCGCGGCCGTGAACTATGGTGCCTACCTGGATGCGACCCACACGGTCGTCAAGAATTCAGGGTCCATCACAGCCAGCATCGGCACCGGCGTGGTCACCAATGCGACCGTGTCGGCGGTCGTCGACAACAGCGGCACAATCTCTGGCGAGGCCTATGGTGTCGATGCCTATTCGGCGACGACGGTCACCAATCGCGGTACGATCAGCGGCAGCGCCGGGGCGGCGGTCCGCTTCAACGCCAATGGCAACCGCCTCAACGTCTATGACGGCTCGGCCTTCGAAGGCGGCATCGCCTTCCAGAACACGACCGGCAACCGGATCAGCTTCTATACCGGCAGCTACACCCTGGCGGTGCAGGACTATCTGCTCGACCAGAACACCATCAAGCTGCGCGGGTCGGCCCGCACGCTGATCACCTCCGGCCTGAACGGGGCCGGCACCGGCGACATCCTGGTGGTCGACACCAGCGGCAGCACGGCGGTCGACCGCTCGGCCGCGGTGATGCAGAATCAGGTCTCGGGCGTTCTGCGCGACATCATGGATTTGGACACCGAGCGCGGGGCCGCCGTCCTGCCGCCGGCCGGTTCCGGCGGTGCGCTGGGCTATGCGGCGGAAGGCAAGCCGGCCGCAAGCCCGACCCTGCGCGTCTTCAACGACGGCCGCGGCCAGTCGGTCGCGGTCGATCCGGCCGGCACGCTGTTCTGGATGCGTGGCTTCTACGGCACGCGCGACCAGAGCGCCGACGGCGCGGCGGCGGGTTCGGATGCGCATCAGTACGGCACGCTCGCCGGTGCCGATCGCGTCTACGAGGATTGGCGGATCGGGGCCTTCGGCGGCGCCGGCCGCACGTCGAACACGCTCTCCGACGGTTCGGCTTCGCTTGACGCCGACATGGCGTTGGCCGGTCTCTATGCCCGGCGCAGCTTCGGCATGCTGGCCTTCGACGCGTCGCTGACCGGCGGATACGTCTGGGCGGATGCCGAGCGCCGCATCGGCGGCGGCGATGTCGCCAAGGGGTCCTTCGACGGCCGCTTCATTTCGCCGGAACTGGCCCTCTCGGCCAAGTATGCGCTGGCGCCGAACTGGACCCTGCGCCCGAGCCTCGGCATCCGCTACGTGGCGACGCAGTTCGACGGCTACACCGAATCCGGCTCGTCGCAGAATGTCCGCTACGACAGCCGCAGTTCGCAGAGCCTGGAGGAGCGCTTCGACGCCCGTCTCGGCTATCGGATCGATACCGGCGCCGGCCAGCCCTCGACCGTTTGGATCGGCGGCGGCGCGACCGCGACCCAGTGGTTCGACAAGGGTGGCTACGGAGCCTCGGTGTCCGGCGCGGACTTCACCGTCAAGCCGGTCGGCGACAAGACCGTCTATGGCGGATCGCTGGCGGTCGGCTTCGACCTCAAGCTGTCCGGTTCCGCCAGCCTGTTCGGCAGCTTCGAACATGCGCAGTTCACCGACCGGTCGCGCACCGACGTGGCGCGCGGCGGTTTCAAGGTCGCGTTCTGA
- a CDS encoding 1-aminocyclopropane-1-carboxylate deaminase: MLRLDRFEKYPLTFGPTPIEHLPRLTAALGGKVQIYAKRDDCNSGLAMGGNKLRKLEYIVPDAIAAGADTLVSIGGVQSNHTRMVAATAAKIGMKCVVIQESWVPHEDAVYDRVGNILMTRLMGADSRIMPDGFDIGIRKSWEDAIQSVKDAGGKPYGIPAGASVHKYGGLGYVGFAEEVRRQEAELGFKFDYIIVCVVTGSTQAGMIVGFAADDRADRVIGIDASGTPAQTRSQVREIVDRTADLVELGRAVRDDEIVILEDYAYPAYGVPSKETNEAIRLAARTEAMITDPVYEGKSMQGMIDLVHKGYFPEGSRVLYAHLGGAPALNGYAYTYRNG, translated from the coding sequence ATGCTGCGCCTCGACCGTTTCGAAAAATATCCCCTCACCTTCGGCCCGACCCCGATCGAGCATCTGCCGCGCCTGACCGCGGCGCTCGGCGGCAAGGTGCAGATCTACGCCAAGCGCGACGACTGCAATTCGGGTCTCGCGATGGGCGGCAACAAGCTCCGGAAGCTCGAATATATCGTGCCGGACGCGATCGCGGCCGGTGCCGACACGCTGGTCTCGATCGGCGGCGTGCAGTCCAACCACACCCGCATGGTCGCCGCGACCGCGGCCAAGATCGGCATGAAATGCGTCGTCATCCAGGAGAGCTGGGTGCCGCACGAGGACGCCGTCTATGACCGCGTCGGCAACATCCTGATGACCCGCCTGATGGGCGCCGACAGCCGCATCATGCCCGACGGCTTCGACATCGGCATCCGCAAGAGCTGGGAAGACGCGATCCAGTCGGTCAAGGATGCCGGCGGCAAACCCTACGGCATCCCGGCCGGCGCCTCGGTGCACAAATATGGCGGCCTCGGTTATGTCGGCTTCGCCGAAGAGGTGCGCCGCCAGGAGGCCGAGCTCGGCTTCAAGTTCGACTACATCATCGTCTGCGTGGTCACCGGCTCGACCCAGGCCGGCATGATCGTCGGCTTCGCGGCCGACGACCGCGCCGACCGCGTCATCGGCATCGACGCCTCCGGCACCCCGGCGCAGACCCGCAGCCAGGTGCGCGAGATCGTCGATCGGACCGCCGATCTGGTCGAACTCGGTCGCGCCGTGCGCGACGACGAGATCGTCATCCTGGAAGACTACGCCTATCCGGCCTATGGCGTGCCCTCGAAGGAGACCAACGAGGCCATCCGGCTCGCCGCCCGCACCGAGGCGATGATCACGGACCCGGTCTACGAGGGCAAGTCGATGCAGGGCATGATCGACCTCGTGCACAAGGGCTATTTCCCGGAAGGCTCGCGCGTGCTCTACGCCCATCTCGGCGGCGCACCGGCCCTCAACGGCTACGCCTACACCTATCGCAACGGCTGA
- a CDS encoding aldehyde dehydrogenase family protein produces MALDRIWYPIDKCFIDGAWLEPEGGGRLPLEDPSHGEIVGSIARGSAGDVDAAVASARAALQGPWGRLSAAERGRILARIGEIVTTRIDDLAAIEAMDVGKPLKQARADAIALARYMEFYAGACDKIMGETIPYLDGYTVYTLRQPHGVTGHIVPWNYPMQIVGRSVGAALAMGNACVLKPAEEACLTALAFAAIAAEAGLPAGALNVVPGLGEEAGEALAGHPDIDHISFTGSNPVGTLVQMAAARHTVPVTLELGGKSPQLFFKDADIDRALPFLVNGGIQNAGQTCSASSRILVERSRFAEVVGRMAGRYKMLRVGPAEADLDLGPLISERQKAIVSAYLAHGAGLDRAAAGQVIENAPAGGHYVAPTLFAGVSPDHVLAREEIFGPVQVVIPFDDEAEAVAIANGTGYGLVAGVWTADGGRQMRLARRLRAGQVFLNNYGAGGGVELPFGGVGRSGHGREKGFEALYGFSALKTVAAHHG; encoded by the coding sequence ATGGCGCTCGACCGCATCTGGTATCCGATCGACAAGTGCTTCATCGACGGCGCCTGGCTCGAACCCGAGGGCGGCGGGCGCCTGCCGCTGGAAGACCCGTCTCATGGCGAGATCGTCGGTTCGATCGCGCGCGGCTCGGCCGGCGACGTGGATGCGGCGGTCGCGTCGGCGCGCGCGGCGCTGCAGGGCCCCTGGGGCCGGCTGTCCGCCGCCGAGCGCGGGCGCATCCTGGCGCGGATCGGCGAGATCGTGACGACCCGGATCGACGATCTCGCCGCCATCGAGGCGATGGATGTCGGCAAGCCGCTGAAGCAGGCGCGCGCGGACGCGATCGCACTGGCCCGCTACATGGAATTCTATGCCGGCGCCTGCGACAAGATCATGGGCGAGACGATCCCGTATCTGGACGGCTACACGGTCTATACGTTGCGCCAGCCGCACGGCGTCACCGGCCATATCGTGCCGTGGAATTATCCGATGCAGATCGTCGGCCGTTCCGTCGGGGCCGCGCTGGCGATGGGCAATGCCTGCGTGCTGAAGCCGGCCGAGGAAGCCTGCCTGACGGCGCTGGCCTTCGCGGCGATCGCGGCGGAAGCCGGCCTGCCGGCTGGCGCTCTGAACGTCGTGCCGGGCCTCGGCGAGGAGGCCGGCGAGGCGCTGGCCGGCCATCCGGACATCGACCACATTTCGTTCACCGGGTCCAATCCGGTCGGCACGCTGGTCCAGATGGCGGCCGCGCGCCACACCGTGCCGGTGACCCTGGAACTCGGCGGCAAGTCGCCGCAACTCTTCTTCAAGGATGCCGATATCGACCGCGCGCTGCCGTTCCTGGTCAATGGCGGCATCCAGAATGCCGGCCAGACCTGCTCGGCCTCCTCGCGCATCCTGGTCGAGCGGTCGCGCTTCGCCGAGGTGGTCGGGCGGATGGCCGGCCGCTACAAGATGCTGCGGGTCGGCCCCGCCGAGGCCGATCTTGACCTGGGTCCGCTGATCTCCGAGCGGCAAAAGGCGATCGTTTCGGCCTATCTCGCCCATGGCGCCGGCCTCGACCGCGCCGCCGCCGGGCAGGTCATCGAAAACGCCCCGGCCGGCGGCCATTACGTGGCGCCGACGCTGTTCGCCGGCGTCTCGCCCGACCATGTCCTGGCACGCGAGGAGATTTTCGGTCCGGTCCAGGTCGTCATTCCGTTCGACGACGAGGCCGAGGCGGTCGCCATCGCCAACGGCACCGGCTACGGACTGGTCGCCGGGGTGTGGACGGCGGACGGCGGGCGGCAGATGCGGCTGGCCCGCAGATTGAGGGCCGGCCAGGTGTTCCTCAACAATTACGGCGCCGGCGGGGGCGTGGAACTGCCGTTCGGCGGCGTCGGCCGATCCGGCCACGGCCGCGAGAAGGGTTTCGAGGCGTTGTACGGCTTCTCGGCGCTGAAGACGGTCGCCGCCCATCACGGCTGA
- the pcaD gene encoding 3-oxoadipate enol-lactonase — MRMMNAGGTRLHYCVDGPDGGLPVVFANSLGTDLRVWNAMLPLLPKGLRIVRYDKRGHGLSESFPAPYAMDDHVADLAALLDTLGVTGAVVVGLSIGGLIAQGLAASRPDLVRALVLMDTAHRIGTAESWNARIEAIRSGGLESIADAVMERWFSAAFRDSRADDVLGWRNMMVRTPVEGYIGSCTAIRDTDYGVEAAALGVPTLAICGSNDLATPPDLVRATAALIPGARFELLDGPGHLPPVEAPERTAELVAGFVAGLLQ, encoded by the coding sequence ATGCGCATGATGAATGCCGGCGGCACGAGGCTGCACTATTGTGTCGACGGCCCGGACGGCGGCTTGCCGGTCGTGTTCGCCAATTCGCTCGGCACCGACCTGCGGGTCTGGAACGCCATGCTGCCGCTGCTGCCCAAGGGCCTGCGCATCGTCCGCTACGACAAGCGCGGCCACGGCCTCAGCGAATCCTTCCCGGCCCCCTATGCGATGGACGACCATGTCGCCGATCTCGCCGCCCTCCTGGACACGCTCGGCGTCACCGGCGCGGTCGTGGTCGGGCTGTCGATCGGCGGGCTGATCGCCCAGGGTCTCGCCGCATCCCGGCCGGACCTGGTCCGTGCGCTGGTGTTGATGGATACCGCCCACCGGATCGGAACGGCCGAAAGCTGGAACGCGCGCATCGAGGCGATCCGGTCGGGCGGACTGGAAAGCATCGCCGACGCGGTGATGGAACGCTGGTTCTCGGCCGCGTTCCGGGACAGCCGCGCGGACGACGTGCTCGGCTGGCGCAACATGATGGTCCGCACCCCGGTCGAAGGCTATATCGGTTCCTGCACGGCCATCCGCGACACCGACTATGGCGTCGAGGCCGCCGCGCTCGGCGTGCCGACGCTGGCGATCTGCGGTTCCAACGATCTCGCAACGCCGCCCGACCTGGTCCGCGCGACCGCCGCGCTGATTCCGGGCGCACGCTTCGAACTGCTCGACGGACCCGGCCACCTGCCTCCGGTCGAGGCCCCTGAACGGACGGCCGAACTGGTGGCCGGCTTCGTCGCCGGCCTGCTGCAATAG
- a CDS encoding invasion associated locus B family protein, which translates to MKRLVAVLTACAGLWLTGATGVRAQAAAGAAPQPSSLQETYDDWLVVCRTLADAKRQCSMVQNQVDGKTKQRVLALELAAGPDRTTLTAVLPFGLDLAAGIVLASDDGGLRQVLRFRTCLPVGCVVPAVLDAKAVATLKKARLLLLTTSMDNGQPLELKGSLKGFPAAYDRVLALTTGK; encoded by the coding sequence ATGAAACGTCTCGTGGCGGTACTGACGGCCTGCGCAGGGCTCTGGCTGACGGGCGCGACCGGGGTCCGGGCTCAGGCCGCAGCGGGGGCGGCGCCGCAGCCGTCCAGCCTGCAGGAAACCTACGACGACTGGCTGGTGGTGTGCCGGACGCTCGCGGACGCCAAGCGTCAATGCAGCATGGTGCAGAACCAGGTCGACGGTAAGACCAAGCAGCGCGTTCTGGCGCTGGAACTGGCGGCCGGGCCGGATCGCACCACACTGACCGCCGTGCTGCCGTTCGGCCTCGATCTGGCGGCCGGCATCGTGCTCGCCTCCGACGACGGCGGCCTGCGGCAGGTGCTGCGCTTCCGGACCTGCCTGCCGGTCGGCTGCGTCGTGCCGGCGGTGCTCGATGCCAAGGCGGTCGCGACCCTGAAGAAGGCCAGGCTGCTGCTGCTGACCACCTCGATGGACAACGGGCAGCCGCTCGAACTGAAGGGCTCGCTGAAGGGCTTCCCGGCGGCCTATGACCGGGTCCTGGCGCTCACCACCGGAAAATAG